A genomic segment from Gopherus evgoodei ecotype Sinaloan lineage chromosome 6, rGopEvg1_v1.p, whole genome shotgun sequence encodes:
- the LOC115653244 gene encoding angiopoietin-related protein 3-like isoform X3 has product MHKISVLVLLSIAHSLNSVTKGSYASSKKEMPGVHFHYSSEEIRVLSQGVLKLGAGLKEQVDHTKEKITYICQQLNIFNNSLIELLEQVSLNKRLRNGLMEKTQQLETRNQVLGRLSAELQNQLGEVMHYRMTFNTKLEFLEEKIENALNYKTNTSTSVSMTDIMSFVQTQSIRIDELLTEVELQEDQISIQDALIQKLLKKWKNHLSYRNI; this is encoded by the exons ATGCACAAAATATCTGTTTTGGTCCTCCTGAGTATTGCACATTCTCTAAATAGTGTAACCAAAGGAAGCTATGCATCAAGCAAGAAAGAAATGCCAGGTGTCCACTTTCATTATTCCAGCGAGGAAATCCGTGTGCTCTCTCAGGGTGTCCTGAAGCTTGGAGCTGGGTTAAAGGAGCAGGTTGACCATACTAAAGAGAAAATTACCTACATCTGTCAACAGCTCAACATTTTTAACAACTCCTTGATAGAATTACTGGAGCAGGTCAGCCTAAATAAGAGGCTGAGAAATGGTCTTATGGAAAAAACTCAGCAACTTGAAACTAGGAACCAAGTTCTGGGCAGGCTCTCTGCAGAACTCCAGAACCAGCTTGGTGAAGTGATGCACTACAGAATGACTTTCAACACCAAGCTGGAATTTTTAGAGGAGAAGATAGAGAATGCCCTAAATTACAAGACTAACACCAGTACTTCAGTGAGCATGACTGACATTATG TCTTTTGTGCAAACTCAAAGCATAAGAATTGATGAGCTGCTTACTGaagtggagctgcaggaagaccAAATTAGTATACAAGATGCCCTCATTCAAAAGTTACTGAAAAAG TGGAAAAACCACTTGAGTTATAGAAATATTTGA
- the LOC115653244 gene encoding angiopoietin-related protein 3-like isoform X1, with protein sequence MHKISVLVLLSIAHSLNSVTKGSYASSKKEMPGVHFHYSSEEIRVLSQGVLKLGAGLKEQVDHTKEKITYICQQLNIFNNSLIELLEQVSLNKRLRNGLMEKTQQLETRNQVLGRLSAELQNQLGEVMHYRMTFNTKLEFLEEKIENALNYKTNTSTSVSMTDIMSFVQTQSIRIDELLTEVELQEDQISIQDALIQKLLKKVRSKSKLARQQKTNGIRKKKADSSEMQNTTLSVHKSI encoded by the exons ATGCACAAAATATCTGTTTTGGTCCTCCTGAGTATTGCACATTCTCTAAATAGTGTAACCAAAGGAAGCTATGCATCAAGCAAGAAAGAAATGCCAGGTGTCCACTTTCATTATTCCAGCGAGGAAATCCGTGTGCTCTCTCAGGGTGTCCTGAAGCTTGGAGCTGGGTTAAAGGAGCAGGTTGACCATACTAAAGAGAAAATTACCTACATCTGTCAACAGCTCAACATTTTTAACAACTCCTTGATAGAATTACTGGAGCAGGTCAGCCTAAATAAGAGGCTGAGAAATGGTCTTATGGAAAAAACTCAGCAACTTGAAACTAGGAACCAAGTTCTGGGCAGGCTCTCTGCAGAACTCCAGAACCAGCTTGGTGAAGTGATGCACTACAGAATGACTTTCAACACCAAGCTGGAATTTTTAGAGGAGAAGATAGAGAATGCCCTAAATTACAAGACTAACACCAGTACTTCAGTGAGCATGACTGACATTATG TCTTTTGTGCAAACTCAAAGCATAAGAATTGATGAGCTGCTTACTGaagtggagctgcaggaagaccAAATTAGTATACAAGATGCCCTCATTCAAAAGTTACTGAAAAAG GTTAGGTCAAAAAGCAAGCTAGCCAGACAGCAGAAGACCAATGGAATCAGGAAGAAAAAAGCAGATTCTTCTGAGATGCAGAACACAACATTATCAGTACATAAGAGTATATGA
- the LOC115653244 gene encoding angiopoietin-related protein 3-like isoform X2, which produces MHKISVLVLLSIAHSLNSVTKGSYASSKKEMPGVHFHYSSEEIRVLSQGVLKLGAGLKEQVDHTKEKITYICQQLNIFNNSLIELLEQVSLNKRLRNGLMEKTQQLETRNQVLGRLSAELQNQLGEVMHYRMTFNTKLEFLEEKIENALNYKTNTSTSSFVQTQSIRIDELLTEVELQEDQISIQDALIQKLLKKVRSKSKLARQQKTNGIRKKKADSSEMQNTTLSVHKSI; this is translated from the exons ATGCACAAAATATCTGTTTTGGTCCTCCTGAGTATTGCACATTCTCTAAATAGTGTAACCAAAGGAAGCTATGCATCAAGCAAGAAAGAAATGCCAGGTGTCCACTTTCATTATTCCAGCGAGGAAATCCGTGTGCTCTCTCAGGGTGTCCTGAAGCTTGGAGCTGGGTTAAAGGAGCAGGTTGACCATACTAAAGAGAAAATTACCTACATCTGTCAACAGCTCAACATTTTTAACAACTCCTTGATAGAATTACTGGAGCAGGTCAGCCTAAATAAGAGGCTGAGAAATGGTCTTATGGAAAAAACTCAGCAACTTGAAACTAGGAACCAAGTTCTGGGCAGGCTCTCTGCAGAACTCCAGAACCAGCTTGGTGAAGTGATGCACTACAGAATGACTTTCAACACCAAGCTGGAATTTTTAGAGGAGAAGATAGAGAATGCCCTAAATTACAAGACTAACACCAGTACTTCA TCTTTTGTGCAAACTCAAAGCATAAGAATTGATGAGCTGCTTACTGaagtggagctgcaggaagaccAAATTAGTATACAAGATGCCCTCATTCAAAAGTTACTGAAAAAG GTTAGGTCAAAAAGCAAGCTAGCCAGACAGCAGAAGACCAATGGAATCAGGAAGAAAAAAGCAGATTCTTCTGAGATGCAGAACACAACATTATCAGTACATAAGAGTATATGA